Genomic DNA from Callospermophilus lateralis isolate mCalLat2 chromosome 11, mCalLat2.hap1, whole genome shotgun sequence:
CTTATAGGCAagaacttgtttttgttttttttttcagtgaaggTGGTGTTTTTAAGGCTCATCTCACGTTCCCAAAAGATTATCCCCTCCGGCCTCCTAAAATGAAATTCATTACAGAAATCTGGCACCCAAATGGTAAGTTTGTCTGGTTTTGTTTTTACTTGAAATATAAAGATTTCAAGGTCAATAACAGAGATGATAGTTCTTGGTGAAATTGCTTTGGAATTTACTTTTTAGGTTCATTGTATTCATTGTGCACATGGCCTTGTAGTAGCTTTTTTAAGATAGAAGAACTAATAGATCACatggaaaatattattttttatttatttacttagatttctcctcTTTTTGAGACTCGGTGTTCCAAATTACAGGCAGTTTCTGAATAGTATTAATTACAAAGAGCATAGAAATCATGAAACATAGGTTTCTAGTATATATTTCGTTAACTCAGTTTTAGAACAATGGCTACTCTTAACAGCTAAGAACATAGATAAAAGTTAAAAAGGACTTTCCCACCTGCTACATAGGTGATTCATAGACAAGGGAAATACATACCGTTGAAAGCATTCAATACTGCTGTGCATGTCGTGATGACACTGACCTGTTTAATCCAAAGATTGGCTGCCCTGTAAAATCTATGTTGTGACCAAAGGTTAGGCCAGATAAGCTTCTTTTATATACACAGGCTCCTTGAATTTTTGGCTTTGGTTTGTGTGATAGACCTTGTAAGggtttcttttctgttttgaCTAGTTATCTTTATAGACTATTATACTAATTTGTGTTCTGCATCTTATTCTCAAGACTTTTGGTTGCAAGGAATAGAAATACATAAATTAAATTAAGCAAGAGTCAGTGAGAGGAATGatggaatgaatgaacaaattaaaTAAGGATTTATCCTAAGCAAATGGGGTATcaaggctttaaaaaaaaatgtagtagtTCCAGTTTTCTATTTGACTGTTCCAGTCTCatctacatatatgtatgtgtgtgtatgtatgtatatatatatgtatgatgaGACTGGAACAGTCAAATAGAAAACTGGAACTACTACATTTCATTATATTATTAAGACAGCAGGGTCATACAAGTAGTATCTTGGGggtaggggtatagctcagttggtagagtgcttgttttgcaagtacaaggccctgggttcaatccccagcaccaaaaaaatagaagaagaagatAAAAGTAATATCTCTAGTTAATAATGACAGAAGGCATTAATGATAGTCCTGCCTGATTCCTGGATACTTGATTTGGTGATGTACTTCGTGACATTTCTTTGATCTTTTTCTGGACTTTGGGCAGTGCAATTTCTTCTGCTTTCACTTGAATTACTTGATATATGTAATAGGCATTCTTCTTGGGCTTGATTTGAAAGAAGGTCCAACAAAGTttctcaattttgtttcactACAAATTAGCTGTGTGACTCTAGGCAAAGCCTCTATGAATCTTACGTTCTCTGCAAAAATTAAATAAGTGCATATATGTAAGCAAAATAATGAAACTTCCTTCCTGtcaggagggaggatagtagcatCACAAGTTTGGGAGGAAAATtgatgtgtggtttttttttttgttttgttttgttttgtttttttattttttaaaggagtCTTTTCATTTTGTAGAGACAGGCTTTAGAGAAGGAAATAATCAAAATTTTATTGGAGAAAGGATAATTAGTGAAGAAAGGATACCTGAGGAAGTGATGGGGTAGGGATGGCAGCTACAGAAAGAATTAGCTATAGGACGGAGTGAAAAGTCATTctgaaatggaaaagagaaaaactGGGGCAAGCAAGATAGTTAAAGAATGTGAGTATCTGGAAAGCACTGGGAGTATAGCGATGTTTTCTCAGCTATACTTCCCATAAGATGTCgtggtctctgtggaagaggtgcGCATTAAGCAGAATGGTGAAGCTGTGAGGTGATAGTGATATAGGTATCCATTTTTTTCTGGAAGCTGAAAAGGAGATATGTTCTTGAATGGAATTTTGAATGTTGAATATGCCTGACTTGAACATTATTCTGCAGGCTGTAGAGTTTCATTAAATTGATGAGTTTAAAGTTGTTCCATAGGTTCATCATGATTATATTTTCCTTCCAGAAAGCTTAGACTAGTAGAAGATTGGAAAAAGAAGCCAGACAGACATATCAGTATCAGAGTAAGAAACAGTAAAAGCTTGAACCAAGAATAGTATCAAAAAGGATGATATAGTTCTCTTCACTTGTTGATTACCAGATATGAGTGGAAATAAAGACATAAGAATTTAggattgactggtcatttcagaaAGTAATTATAGaatgaaaaccacaatgagataaccACTTTTGCCCATAAGGATGGCTGTAGTAAAAATAGTAATAACACGTATTAATAATGAAGCAGAGAAATTATAACTCATATAATACTGAGAAGAATGTAAAGTGGTGCAGATGTTTGGAAAATAGTTAGCAGATCCTTAGAAGGTTAAGCATAGTTATcattatgatccagcaattctattCTACTCCTAGGTAGATAgctaagaaaattaaaaacatgtGCCTCCCAAATCTCATACAAGAGTGTTCTTAGCAAAATTTATTAACCCCAAAGTAGAAACGACCCAAATGCctgtcaattgatgaatggaaaaataaaatgtggcattATATCTGTGTAATAGATTATCATTtgtcaaataaaaagaaataaagtactAATACAAGTGACAACATGGATAAACCTTATAAGCATGATGTTAAATGAACAAAgccagttttaaaaaataacacagtgattccatttatatgtaaTAATTGGAATCTGTAGGGCCAAAATAGATCAGTAGTTGCCTAGAGCTGGAGGGGTGTTTGGGTGGAAATAAGGAGTTATTACCAGTTGGCTATGGGATATCTTTTGggatgatgaaaatattctaaaattgatcCTGGTGGTGGTTGTACAATTGTAAATACAGTAGGTAGAAACCATTATATTGTATGTTTGGAACAGGTGAATCGTATGGTAGGTGAATTATATCTCAGTAAAGGTATTACAAAATTATTATAGGGTAAATAATACTTTTGAGTGGCTTAGATGCATTCAGTTTTGTTCCTCCCCCCCTTGAGATACACTGATATTttcagatagataattagatgaaACTAGGATTCAGTAATGAATCTAGGGCCTTGGAAGTTATTGCCTTAGGATGACAGATAACAGTATGATCTACTGAATGAATTAATTTACCCAGAGAAACAGTTATTAAATGTTAGGGATTAGGATAATGTCAAAAGTCAGGTTAAAGAAGGGGAAAACTAGGGCTggttgtggtggcacatgcttgtaatcccagtggctcaggaggctcaggtagaggatcatgagttcaaagccagcctagccaatttagcaaggccctaatcttgtctctaaataaaaaatattaaaaggggctggcaatgtggctcagtgctaaagcCCCTCTGAGTTCAGtctcaggtaccaaaaaaaaaagggggggggggaggaaagGAGAAGCTGAGAGAAAGTGGAGTTGAAGAGTCAAGAGGAAAGAATTGACATGGAAGCCAAGGGAGGAAAATACATCCAGGAAGATGCTGTCAAGTATCATTTGTGTTGGGCCAGAAGGGTTGGCTTAGATTGACTTCCTATATGTTATCCAGaccaatttttgaaaataatgttaGTATCCTGATAGGCAGCAAAAGTCAGTTTTCATAAGGTATAAAAGAGCACCCAAGTAGTGAGTAAGTGGAGAAAATGAGAGCAAGccagttttttttaattgtgtgtgttttgttttattttttttttaatttaaattattggTTCTTTTAAATTCATTCTGATATAATTACAtgaacatggaatatatcttattctagttaggattccattcttatggatgtacatgatggtgggatattcactgtgttgttttcaCATGTACATGGGAAAATTACGTCAGATTCATTTCAGTGTCAGTTTTTTGTAGTTTTGGATCCGTATTCTCAAGAAAGGATATATTAACTAGAATGCATTgttcagagattttttttaaagttatgattTATTGTACTGGTGATTGGACctaggggcactctatcactgagccatatccctagcactttttattttttgaggcagagtttcactaaattgccaaggctgacctcaaatttgttgggattacaggagtgtgccactgtgcccagctctacaagtgatttatttatttatttaaaaagcagTCATTATCATCTATTTGGTATATGTTGGGAACAAGAACTCTCTAGCTTCAAAAATAAACATTGAAAATACTgagggagacagggagagagagactaAAAGGAAATGATAGTTCCCTGAATATAGAATTCTTCACTGAATCTTCTATCAGAAATGAAGAATAGCTCTAAAGTACATTGAGATGAAACGAAAaagaagcaaaaattaaaaattatacacaGGAGCTAGGCATGGTGATACATGCTATAATTCCAGTTCATTGGGAAGGTAAGGTAGGAgtgttgcaagtttgaggccagcctgtatAATTTAAGTGAAACCCTGactcacaataaaaataaaaaaaatttcaaaaatggatgtagctcaatggtagagtagagtgcttccctctagcaggtacaaggccctgggttcaacccctaataCCAGGGAAAAGAACACAAATTATTTAGGGGTAAATTGAGAAGCATTTTGTAAAGGTAAATATAAACACTTGACCACATAACTGGCTAAAGGATAAGAACAGACATTTTTCAAAATGTCTGTTTATGTGGAAAGTTGTCATGGAaaaaaaatttggaaaagctAATTATTTATTAGATGTTATGAAATTTCAATAAAACTGTTAATCCTGAGTGAGGAGGCAGTGATAATGTTCACTTCATATTGCTTATGGCTGCATAAAATATatgaccttttaaaaatataatttggtaATAGGTCTTCAACCTAAAAGTTTTCTTATTCTTATACTGTTTAAAATGACATGACACCTTCAAATGTGAAGAATGTGGAAAAGATTTTACTCAAAGACCACACTTTACTGAACAGTAGAAGATTCATActagagagaagccctacaaatgttaaCATTGTGCCAGAGACTTTAAAAATGGTTCAACCCTTATTGAACACTACAGGAATCATAGAAGAGAGAAATTATACAAAGAGCCAATGCGACAATGTCTCTAAAGTTGTTCGTTCCTTACTCAGCACTGGAGAATTTGTAACGTGGAAGGATAATATGAGTTAAAAACTATTGTAGACCTTTTAACAATTTCTCAAACATTGCTTATCACTGAAGAATTCATAATGCATAGATACTCTAAACAATGTAAATACTGTGTCCAAGTCTTTACTCAAATTTCAAACTGTCTTCAACTTTTGAAACCTGATATCTATAGGAAATGTAGAAAGACATTAGATATAAGGCAAATAGATAACAGCAAAAACaccttgaaatatttaaaaatatagctaAGTCTTTATCTGTACCTCATATCTTGATATGAAAAGGAAACaaggaattgccttttgcttaaaatttatattaaacaCCCTTAGATGATGtagtagaaataaagaaattctcaCAAATAATCATAGAATGATATAGAAAActtgtttctctcttttttttttttttttaaagagggggagagagagaatttttaatatttatttttcagttttaggcggacacaacatcttttgttttgtatgtggtgctgaggatcgaacctgggtcacacgcatgccaggcgagcgctactgcttgagccacatccccagccccagaaaactTGTTTCAAATATTACTCAATATCCTCACTTCTGAAAACTGGAGAAAACAATTCTAACCGAGATCTTTTTATCAGAAGAAGAGTTGTTCCTGAGAGTTGTTTATCTATGTTTTTGAGACTTTACAGTAGATTTTGAAATAGTTTATTCAGATTATGTAGGAATTTGTTTactaaataaatgtaaaatgacACAAGTAAGTAAAAAGTTTAAAAGATCCTAGTGGGCCTGGTGGTGAATACCTTTAATcctagcgactcaggaggctgaggcaggaggatcataaggtcaaggccagcctcagcaacttagaaaagccctaagtaactcagcatgactctgtctcaaaataaaaaatttacaaaCCAGGGTAGGGGTAGGGATATAGCTCCGTGGTAGAAAcacccctgcgttcaatccctggtgccaaaaaataaataaaaaatttaaaatcctaAAAAATAATACTTCATAAAATCTTAGTGCTGAACTTTGTAAGTGTTTTTGGTGTTATTTTTGCCTCTTGATCTACTAATTCCTTTAGTTAATAGAGTCCATTAGCAGGTGGGGGTAGGTTGAAGACTAAGGCTGTACTCTATGTCAGGTGTGGTATggtcctggcacatagtaggcattCAAAAAATATTAATAGAGCAATAATATTGATTTGTATGTATACCTACTTTGATTCTGGTTCTTAGAGTTTTCATTGCCCATGCTGGCGTTCTGAGAGGAAATTCTGAGTTAGAATTTTAAGTATTCACAATTCATTAGGTTCTATAAAGAAGCAGCtaggagccaggtgcagtggcgcacacctgtaatcccaatgagtggctcaggaggctgagacaggaggatcaaagccagcctcagcaatagcaaggcactaagcaactcagtgagaccctgtctctaaataaaatagaaatagggctggggatgtggctagatgcccctgaattcaatccctagtaagccCCCAGCCCCTAACCCCCTGTCCCCCAAAGGAAGAAGTTAGGAGtgaaatgtataaaaatatgGTACTCGCTATTTATAGAATTTGGAAATTTGGTTAATTTAcagcaataaaatttttttttaaatgtttattttagttcttggcggacacaacatctttgtatgtggtgctgaggatcgaacccgggtcgcacgcatgccaggcgagcgcgctaccgcttgagccacatccccagcccctacagcaataaattttaattaaacatctttttctaaaatttccCCCTTAAAGTATGCTTTTTATCCCTCTCACCCCTTTTTTAAGAGAAAATTTTACCATTAAAGATTACTTTGGCCAATAGATAGGTAATACTTTTGTGTTGTGTAAATGGATTTGTGGATTAATGCTTCCaacttttttttgtaaattgatattttatttttctctgaacCATTTGAAAGTAAGATATAGTTATGTCAATACATGTCATCTAGAAATGTTCTCTTATTCTTACTCATTATTACTTGtggtttgaattttaaaatgatttttagaaaagaaatctcatgaatatCATGATATTGACAGATTTTCATGGGTTATAAGTTCCTTTTTGtgcatttgaacataactttgctTTTACATGATTTTGAAAGTACATCACTATATTAGTTCCATTTTCTTCGAAAAAAATTCTAAATCTTTGACTATCACCAATTTAAATCAGTAAGTTAGTGGGAAGACTAGAAAATCATTCCATAGAAACAGTTTCCCTTGTTTTAGATCATATGCTTTCTACAAATGAGGAACAGATTTAGTAGTTGCAATCTACTCATTTACATTATATTAAGTATATTTCAATGCTAAACACCATCTATATGCTGTTTATCTTAAAAACTTTACACAAATGAAAAAGCTTACACTATGAGTTTGTTGGATACTATGTGTTTGGTAAAATCTACAGCTTTCTTAAAAAGTTAGCAGATTCCATTTTGGAAATTTTCTGTGTAGTGGTAATGTTTTATACAGGTGTTATTGTAGATCAGGATCATATTTGTAATAGATAATTTATGTCATACCAAATTGGTGATATATTAAACAAAGTTTTATTCTCTAATTTTGCAGTTGATAAAAATGGTGATGTTTGCATTTCTATTCTTCATGAGCCTGGGGAGGATAAATATGGTTATGAAAAGCCAGAGGAACGCTGGCTTCCTATCCATACTGTGGAAACAATCATGATTAGTGTCATTTCTATGCTGGCAGACCCTAATGGAGATTCACCTGCTAATGTCGATGCTGCGGTAAGGTGTTCACATCCTTCTGTCCTCCCTCTTCcatctttcccacccacctcttttGGGACAGAACCTAGAGTGCTAGGCAAGATTTCTACTACTGAACTGTACCTTCAGCCTgtcactctttctttctttctttctttctttctttctttctttctttctttctttctttctttctaatatttattttttaggtgtagatggacaaacacatgcctttatttttatgtggtgctgagaatcaagcctgggtcccgcccgtgctaggcgagtgctctactgctgagccacaatctcagtccATCACTCTTTCTTTTAAGAAGACTCAACTTGTTATGTGTAATATgtccttttaaaatatatctacATCAGGAAATAGCAATTTTGTACTAATTAACATATGTATTACCTCATATCattttttggtaaaaaaaaaaatcctgccttTAGCAGTTTTTAAGATTATTAACTTTAGTCACAagataaaatagatttttaaacttATTCTTTATCATTGTGGCTAAAATGATAAAAAGATGTAATTTGTGATATTAAAAATTGCATGGGCTATGGATATAGCTTATTAGTGTTTGCCTTGCTGCTCAAGGccttggattccatccccagcaccacatataagtaaataaaataaagatccattgacaacttaaaaaaaaattaaatacagcgtGGGAATGTGTGGATTAAAaatgtagtttttaaaatgtgatcAAAGTTATCAGTTTCAGATAATCTCTTATAAAATTCTTAGCTTTGTGGTAACTACAAAGCAAAATCCTATAGTAGACAAAAACAAGGAATCAAAGCATACCAATAGAGAAAACCACTTAATCACAAAGAagatggcaagagaaagaaaggatCACAAAACAACCAGAGAACAGTGAACAAAATGGCAACAATAGATCCAtatttacaattagggttaggattagagagcTCTCTTCTGGATTCCTATATCCAAATTAGATTGATTCTCTCACCCTCTCATGCTGGCTGCCTCTATTAGATTTTTCCTTTGTAGCTCTTCTGGATCAGATCTTCTGTTTCCTGGatcacatttttcttttcctttttcctacgGACTTCATCCTAACATTTTAGATATGTGGGAATTAAATCTAGAGCCCTTTCATGATTCAAGGTGCTTTATCCTTCCCTAAAGCTTGATTGATACTTTGTTTTTAGAGTTCTAGGAAGAAAATGCAAAATTTAGACagaattaattttttagtttttattattgATGACAGGAAAGTTGATTATAGGCTGATTCTCCATTGTTAGATGTCAACCACCCCCATTTCCTTTTAGGTTCTTTATTCTTGGGTCTTCTGAAATTTCGTACAATTGTATAAACTCTTTAATCTTTCACCTCTGAAGTTGGTATATACCTTTTGAAATTAAAGACTTATGTTTTGGAAAAATGTGTAATTGTTTTGAGACTT
This window encodes:
- the Ube2g1 gene encoding ubiquitin-conjugating enzyme E2 G1 gives rise to the protein MTELQSALLLRRQLAELNKNPVEGFSAGLIDDNDLYRWEVLIIGPPDTLYEGGVFKAHLTFPKDYPLRPPKMKFITEIWHPNVDKNGDVCISILHEPGEDKYGYEKPEERWLPIHTVETIMISVISMLADPNGDSPANVDAAKEWREDRNGEFKRKVARCVRKSQETAFE